AGATGAAGAATTTGATAGACAAGCTAAAAAACTTCGCACAGAACAACCAGAAGAATAAATACTTAGAACTTACATTGAGATACCCCCATTGTCTAAAAAGATGGGTCTTTTGAAAAAACGTAACTACCCAGGTACCTTTTTTGAAGTTTATAAAAATTACTGATTGTTAAATGGAAATATTTTTATCAATTTTAATATTTTGGAAAATGTGCTACCAAAATTTTTACACGAATTTTGTATTTCATTACAAATCAACTATAAAAACAACAACTGTTGTATGTAGAACATAGGGTACCTGGGTAGTTACGAAAAAACCCTGCCCATGCTATAAAATCATATAGCTCAATTCTATACTTTGCAACTCCTTGCAGTAATGTATGATATGCTAAAAACATATACAACAAAAAAATCAGATATGAACCTTTCTGCTAATAAAAAATGGCGCAAAGGATAGCTTACCTGTTGCGTAAGCCCTCTAAAGGTAATACAGATGATTGCAAAAGGTTCATTCAGCCCTAGTAAGGTAAACGTACAAGGGAAACTATGGCCTATTTTGTATGACTCGATAAACAAATATTGGATAGTTTAAGAAAAATAATTACATTAAAATATAGACCAGGTGAAATAAGCTTTTTGTAATGAAAAAACGCTGAGGTAAGGGAGGTATTCAACCCCTAAATTTATTTAGTAAGTTAGGGAATTTTTAGGGTATAAATGTAAGTAGTAGCAGTAGCTACTTAGAACTATTATACGTACATGTAGACTAACTATACATCTTTGTTGCAAAATGATTGTATGTTACTTATATGTACTTGTGAATATTTTTCCAAAACAGCCAAACAATAAGCAACATTTTACATGAAAAAAACAAATACATTCGAGAGAAAAAAAATCAGTAATTTGGCACTTGCTTTTTTCTCCATGCTGTTTTATTTCTTTTTTTTGTTACCAGATGTAACCAACGGAAATGCTATCGATAGCAAACATGCTACAAATTCCACCACAATACGTGAGACACGTAATACAATGGAAAAAAAAAATATGGTTAACCAGAAACCAGATAACAATGACAATAATAAAGTGCAGGAAAACATTTTAGATGACTATAAAAATATAAAAGATTTTTATGCTTATGATCCTGTTACTCAGGAATGGGTTCAAATTAAATCATTTAAAATTATACAAGATTATCAACAAGACCATAAACCAGATCTAGCAGCTACCTTAGAAAGCTATATGGCCTTTTGGGCCTATAATGCTACTGACCAAGGCTGGTATAAGGTTAGTCTTATAAAATATTTGCAACAAACCGACACCCAGCAAACCAATGTCACAATCAATGATGACTCTGCTACTATTTCTATCAAAAAACAAGTCCTATCGGACAATAGAAATGAGTTAAATAGCCCATCTAATGATGAATTATTGGAAGAATTGCTGGGTGTTCACACGCCTACTGCTGATCGTACTGCTCCGATGGGAGATCGCATGTGGTGGTCAAACTTTTCTTTTGATTTTACGCTTGGCACCGGAGCTGTTTTCTACCAAAATAGTTTGGTAAATATGGGTTTTATAAAAAAATCATCACAAGAATGCTTCTTGATTACGAATGGTGGTGAAATGTATAAGCAAAACTGGTTTTATCATACGCTTAACCGTGTTCATAAATCTGGTGCAAAGGGTATTTCCATTTTACCTAAAAACAATAATATATCATTTAAAGGTAAAGGATGGGCAATTCCCATTACACTGGGTGTGCAATATACTTTTTGGGAGCAATTAATCGTTGGTGTAGGTAGGGAACTCATATTTAATTACACGACTAAATTAGTTCATAGTAATACTTCTACAACATTATCCTTACATAAAACATGGTCAGCTCAAGGCAGATGGTTTGCTAAATGTGGCTGGTACTGTTTTAACAATGAATCCCATAGACTTTTTGTAGATATTCGGTTATTTTATGTACACCATTTAGGTAATATGTTGCGCAAAACAATAACATTTGGCTCTTATTTGCATCAAGCAGCTGCCTACAATATTGGCTTTGGCTATGAGCAACAATTTACAGATTGTTTTTCATTAACCTCTCGCTTTGCTGTAGAATGGCAGCGTTTTAAACAATTTGCGGGTCAGTCTTCCTATAACATTGTTTACAGCCAGCCAGCTATCTATGTACAGGTTGGATTATCCATGCAGTTGCCTCAATCCAGCGGTTGTGCATCGTTACAGAAAAAGACGATAAAGTCTTCCAAACGTATAAAAAGCAAAACAAGTCAGTCCCCAGCGTTAACAGAAACACAAGACTTGCTGGATAGCAATTGACCTTCATTTTTCGCATGCCCCTTTTCTTTCCTAAAGCTATGCATTGCCTTCGTGTACATTATATTTTTGCATTAAGATGGGCTATGCTATGCTACTGAACAAAGTATAATACATTTTAAAACTTAAAAATAATATAAAATCATTGTTTTTAAATAGTATATTCCGTATAATTGGGCACAGTGTTCTATATTTTGGGAAACTTGGGTTTAGATATCCGTTTTTGATTCTCGATTGCTAGAACAGGCTAAAGAAATGGGCTTGAACCTTGTTAATCTATTTTTCTAAAGATTTCATGGAGAAACCATTGAAATAGATATGGTAATTTAACAACAATATTAAACTATTGCTATTATGAAAATAAAAATAACACTATTAAGTTGGTTGGTAGCAAATGGCATAACGCATGCTGCATATGCTGATGATAAACTCAATCAAGATGAATCAGCTTCTGAGACATTCATTATAAATGAAGGGGAGCAACAACCAGCAGATACGCATAAAGAACTAAAAGAAAAAGAAGAAGGAGAGGAAGAAGAAGCAGATAAGGGAGAGCCTACACGTTTTAAGGTTAGTGGTTCAATTAAAATGGATCCTTCTATTGCTATTCAAGATAGTGAAATTACTTCTAAGAATCAGGTAGCTGCAACATTAACCTGTAAGGCAGATGTCCCAAAGGTATTATGTGACAAGGATGCAGCAATAAACATAAGTGCCTCTTTTAAGAAAGAGAAGGTTACATTGACGGGAGCTACTGTAACACTAGCAAAGATGCTAACAGTAGGGTATACGAGTAGTATTTTGGCAAATAAGGAAGCCAATACTGCATCCTTGATAAGTGCAAAAATTTTTCAAATAAAAATGGAGCATGCTTTTGATTGGTTTAGGCTTGGCTATGCCGTTGAAAGTCCTGTTGTATTGCAAACAGGGAAATTCGATAAAAATGCGCCACTGATAGATAAAAATAAACCTGCAAAAAAAGATCAGCCTAAACCAATTACATTGGATAAAAAAGAGGATGTAACTTCCCCTCTTAATTTTAAGTTAAAAGGTACTTCCCCCACTTTTGGATTAAGCTTAGGATTGGTTACCGATCGGGTTGATATTGGGTTAAGTGGTTTGGGTAGATTTACAGATTATACCCATAAAGACGTTAATGATACGCAACCGAAAGAAAAGAAAGAGTATCTACTTACTTGGGGAGGTAATTTAGGTATTCAGTATAAAATAGTACCTAAGCAATTTACTATTAAAGGGCAGGCCACTTATGTTCGTGGTTTAGGAGACTATCTGGCTGGATTTAAAGCGATACAAGGTAATGTGCGGAAAGAAATGTGTGCCGTTTACTATACGGAACCAAGTAAAAGTGATTTGTTTTGTATAAATGCCTATGGTTTTGGAGGGGATGTAGAATGGTGTATCACACCTAAGTTTACTTTTTCCGTTTCGGGTGATTACATTACTACGGTAAAAGATGCAGATAAACCAGGTATCGCTTTTGGCAGTTCATGGAGTGTGAACCCAGAAATGAAATACAAACTTAGTAAACGTTGGACTGTTTCAACGAAATATACGCTGTCCAAAGAAAATAAAGTAGACTCCAAGCTCTCTGAAGGCGTGGAAAATAAGATTGGAGGAGGCATAAGTTTTAGCTTCTAGTGTGCTATAGCAGCTGGATTAGATGCAGCTAAGTGGAAACTTGAAAAGTGTTGCTTGCTTCTATTTGGGATTTTTATAGTTAAAGTAATAGTTTCTAGATGGTTTATATGCAAGCAACACTTTTTCTATGCTAATAGGAGTAGACCTGTTAGGTAATTTATCGGCCTACTGAATTAGCCTAAAAAATCCACTCAAAAATCCATTTTTTATTATAAAATGACAAAAATATACTGTTTAGTCCTTATTTTTTGGTCATTTTTGTGCAAATACTAATGTGTAGCAGTCTGAGTTTTTGACCGGCTTACTTATGCAATAGGTTTAATGACTATATTAGTTCCATGGATACATAGTTTATTAACCTTAAAAATAATAGCGTCATGTTAGAAAAGCCTTTAATATCCTTTGATTATGCGATCAAGTATTTGTTAAGAAATAAAGGAGATTATGATATTATAGAAGGCTTTATTTCCGCTTTACTGCATACCAGAGGCTATAAGCCAGTTAGGATAAATGCCTTATTAGATGGAGAAAGCAATAAGGAGGCTGCTGATTTAAAAAGGTCTATAGCAGATTTAGTAGTAGAAGATATAGATGGCAATAAGTATATCGTAGAAATTGAACGGGCTTTTACCTTACACTTTATGCATAAGGCCTGTTTTAATAGCTCCAGGTTGGTAGTAGATAGTATTTTTGGTAATCAAGACTATACAAGCATAAAGAAGATTTTTCATATCAGTATTTTATATTTTGCTACCAAAGAATTAAACCAACCGATTTACCATGGTAAAACCATTATCCATAGTATAGATAAAGAACATCCTGTAGATATGCGTATCGTTAACCAAGGGTTAATTGCCTATGAGCATCATAATGTATTTCCCGAATACTTTTTTATATCTGTACCTTCCTTTAATAACGTTATCCATAATGAAATAGATGAATGGTTGTATTTTATGAAACATTCAGATGTAGGTCAAGACTTTAAGTCTCCCTATATGCAAAAGGTAGCTGATCGTCTGAATGTACTTAAGATGGATACAGCAGAACGTAATAACTATTATTATTATGTAAAAAAAGCCATAGAAGCCGATGATACCCTTTCCTCTGCAAAAATAGAAGGAGAAAGGGTTGGTATAGAAAAAGGCGAAAAGATTGGAATAGAGAAAGGTAAACAAGAAGGCGAAAAGATTGGTTTAGAGAAAGGTAAACAAGAAGGCGAAAAGATTGGTTTAGAAAAAGGCAAACAAGAAGGCGAAAAGATTGGTCTAGAGAAAGGTAAACAAGCAGCACTTCATGCTACTGCCTTAAAGATGCTAACATTAGGTATGGATATAGATACCATAGCAAGTATTACCATGCTTTCTAAGGAAGAGATATATGCTATTGTTAAAGATAATGGTGGTAGCTTAAATATATGATGGTATAAATCATTGATATAGAATATTTTCTATTTATAATAGTAATTGCTACTATATAAATAGACAAACTGCTTGGACGACTTAACGCCATATAATTTAGGCCATCGTCCTAAAATTTTACTAAATTAGTAGCGTTAACAACTAAAGTTTAACTATGAATGTTTTAGACATTTTATTTATCCTACTACTTACCTGGGGAGGGTATAATGGATTTAAAAAGGGCTTTGTTTCAGAGTTGGTTACATCTTCGCTATTGGTATTTGGATTAATTAAAGGGGCAACCATGTTTTCTATCCTACTGCCTATTACGAGAAAATATTTCCCATTTTTATCCACAGCTGCCCCCATATGTCTAGGGATTGTAATGTTTTTGATAGGAGGTGGTATCATTTTACTGCTTAGTAAAATGATTAAAGCCATTTTACACGTTACCTTTTTAGGTATTTTTGATAGTTTATTGGGCGCATTCTTAGGGATAACAAAGTTGGCATTTTTTATAAGCCTGTTAGCTTTTTTAGGGAATTATACAGCATCCACTACTTTTTTGAAGCCCTATATGAATAATAGCACATTATTCCCAGTATTGGAGCCGATTGTCCCTAAAATTTTGCAATCTATTTCTACAATACCTGTGCCACATCATGTGCATATAGAAAATATTCAAAATCATGGATATAGATAAAAGTACCAAAGAAACAAATTGTATATTTTGCGATATTGTGGCTGGCAGGGCTCCTTGCCATAAAGTATGGGAAGATGCAGGCTACTTAGCCTTTTTGTCAATATTTCCCAATACAGAGGGATTTACTGTTGTAATACCCAAGCATCATCTCAGTAGCTATATCTTTGATCATTCCTTAGATGAAATCTACTCACTAATGAGGGCTGCTAAACATGTTTCTTCCATATTGGTTAATAAATTTACAACGGTAGCTAGAACGGCACTTATATTTGAAGGTTATGGTGTAAATCATCTACATGTTAAACTCATTCCACTCCATGGTACAAAAACAGAACACTGGAACCAGATGACCTCTACCATAAAAAACAAATTTGAGACATATCCTGGCTATATTTCTTCACATGATGCAGAACGTGAATCAGACGAAAAGTTAGCCGCATTAGCAGCCTTCTTAAGAGGTTAGTTGGCTTATCTGGTACATGTTTTGTTCAAAATTATATTGAAATATATTACAGAAGTGATCATAAGACGTCACGCTTAATTAGCATAGTCTTAATAGCTTGTTCATATACTGTTGTTACCTCTTCCATATGCTTAATGGTTATACCCAAGTTTGTAAGTATCCCATTTTTAAGGCTATAAATAAGTCCATAGACTGTAAGCATTTGATTTTTTGCCCAAGCCTCTTGAACAATAGTTGTTTGGCAAACATTTATAGTTTGCTCAATGACATTCAATTTGCATAGAAGATCCCATTTCTTATGCTCTGTTTCTATTTTTTCAAAATGAGTAGCATATTTCTGTTTGATATCTTGAACATGACGCAGCCAGTTATCTGTTAATCCAACACGATCACCATTTAAAGCAGCTTTTATGCCACCACAACCATAATGGCCGACAACCATAATGTGTTGGATTTTCAGTATATCTACTGCATATTGTATGACAGATAAACAGTTTAAGTCAGTATGGATTACAAGATTTGCAATATTGCGATGCACAAATATATCTCCAGGCAAAAGCCCTACAATTTGATTTGCTGGCACCCGACTGTCAGAACACCCAATCCATAAGTAATGCGGTGCTTGTTGTGTTGCTAATCTGTTAAAGAAATCTGGATCTTCTTCTTGAATAGCAAGAGACCATGTTTTGTTATTTTTAAGCAGTTGATCAATCATAATTAAAAAAAGGAATATTGGATTTTTTATATTCCAGAAAAATTATAGACCAATGAGTCTATATAGCTCCCATATTACTATAATTTTTTGACTTTCAAAACACATCAGTTAAATCTATGCGTTGTATGTAGCATATAGTTAAACACTATATGTATACACCACTAAAGTGCAATACCTATGTTTTATTTGCACCAATATTTTTTATATAGCTTCTTATTGAAGCCATTTTTACATTTATATCGGTTAGGTCTTCAAAGCTGTTTCCTGCAGCGTATTTGTTTGAAATAATTAACTACTTATACTTATTATTAAGAATAACAAAATAAACTTAATTTCAATGATTTATATCATAATAAATTTAAATCACCATCCAATTTGTTTTTTTATAAATTATTTGTTATTCTATAG
This Cardinium endosymbiont of Culicoides punctatus DNA region includes the following protein-coding sequences:
- a CDS encoding PD-(D/E)XK nuclease family transposase; its protein translation is MLEKPLISFDYAIKYLLRNKGDYDIIEGFISALLHTRGYKPVRINALLDGESNKEAADLKRSIADLVVEDIDGNKYIVEIERAFTLHFMHKACFNSSRLVVDSIFGNQDYTSIKKIFHISILYFATKELNQPIYHGKTIIHSIDKEHPVDMRIVNQGLIAYEHHNVFPEYFFISVPSFNNVIHNEIDEWLYFMKHSDVGQDFKSPYMQKVADRLNVLKMDTAERNNYYYYVKKAIEADDTLSSAKIEGERVGIEKGEKIGIEKGKQEGEKIGLEKGKQEGEKIGLEKGKQEGEKIGLEKGKQAALHATALKMLTLGMDIDTIASITMLSKEEIYAIVKDNGGSLNI
- a CDS encoding CvpA family protein: MNVLDILFILLLTWGGYNGFKKGFVSELVTSSLLVFGLIKGATMFSILLPITRKYFPFLSTAAPICLGIVMFLIGGGIILLLSKMIKAILHVTFLGIFDSLLGAFLGITKLAFFISLLAFLGNYTASTTFLKPYMNNSTLFPVLEPIVPKILQSISTIPVPHHVHIENIQNHGYR
- a CDS encoding HIT family protein, which codes for MDIDKSTKETNCIFCDIVAGRAPCHKVWEDAGYLAFLSIFPNTEGFTVVIPKHHLSSYIFDHSLDEIYSLMRAAKHVSSILVNKFTTVARTALIFEGYGVNHLHVKLIPLHGTKTEHWNQMTSTIKNKFETYPGYISSHDAERESDEKLAALAAFLRG
- the can gene encoding carbonate dehydratase; amino-acid sequence: MIDQLLKNNKTWSLAIQEEDPDFFNRLATQQAPHYLWIGCSDSRVPANQIVGLLPGDIFVHRNIANLVIHTDLNCLSVIQYAVDILKIQHIMVVGHYGCGGIKAALNGDRVGLTDNWLRHVQDIKQKYATHFEKIETEHKKWDLLCKLNVIEQTINVCQTTIVQEAWAKNQMLTVYGLIYSLKNGILTNLGITIKHMEEVTTVYEQAIKTMLIKRDVL